Proteins encoded by one window of Microbacterium testaceum:
- a CDS encoding potassium channel family protein, translated as MVERIRSDAPVLVIGLGRFGAACAGELDRLDREVLAVDGNLELVQKWSERVTHAVQADARNIDALRQIGAQDFQVAVVAVGSLIEASVLITANLVDLKVPQIWAKAVSQSHGKILARVGANHVIYPEAEAGERVAHLVSGRMLDFIRFDDDFVLAKMYPPKLVRGVGLNESGVRSKYNVTVVGVKSPGRPFRYAEANTVVTNHDLIIVSGTNSDIERFASLDR; from the coding sequence TTGGTTGAACGCATCCGCAGTGACGCCCCCGTCCTGGTGATCGGCCTGGGGCGCTTCGGCGCCGCGTGCGCGGGTGAACTGGACCGCCTCGACCGCGAGGTGCTCGCCGTCGACGGCAACCTCGAGCTCGTCCAGAAGTGGTCGGAGCGCGTCACGCACGCCGTGCAGGCCGACGCCCGTAACATCGACGCCCTCCGCCAGATCGGCGCCCAGGATTTCCAGGTCGCCGTCGTCGCGGTCGGCTCGCTCATCGAGGCGTCGGTTCTCATCACGGCCAACCTCGTCGACCTCAAGGTGCCGCAGATCTGGGCGAAGGCCGTGTCGCAGTCGCACGGCAAGATCCTCGCCCGCGTCGGTGCGAACCACGTGATCTACCCCGAAGCCGAAGCCGGAGAACGCGTCGCCCACCTCGTGAGCGGCCGCATGCTCGACTTCATCCGCTTCGACGACGACTTCGTCCTGGCCAAGATGTACCCGCCCAAGCTCGTTCGCGGGGTGGGCCTGAACGAGTCGGGCGTCCGCTCGAAGTACAACGTCACGGTGGTCGGGGTGAAGAGCCCGGGCCGTCCGTTCCGTTACGCGGAGGCGAACACGGTCGTCACCAACCACGACCTCATCATCGTTTCGGGCACGAACTCCGACATCGAACGCTTCGCGTCGCTCGACCGCTAG